A window of Panicum virgatum strain AP13 chromosome 8K, P.virgatum_v5, whole genome shotgun sequence contains these coding sequences:
- the LOC120643537 gene encoding uncharacterized protein LOC120643537, translating into MLKEVIQKNRDGTEEHQKELQELRVAAQTVVESVGSAEEFDGSLADRLQKVPQKFAEYLAEASRNCVAQALGLVKSYWPWAKIGVLGDGMCSTCDHNQFVKFVEEAEPVADQIVKLIDQ; encoded by the exons ATGctgaaggaggtgatccagaagaacCGAG ATGGTACTGAAGAGCACCAGAAGGAGTTGCAGGAGCTTCGGGTGGCGGCTCAGACTGTGGTCGAGTCCGTAGGTTCCGCCGAGGAGTTTGATGGCAGTTTGGCTGATCGGCTGCAGAAGGTTCCTCAGAAGTTTGCCGAGTACTTGGCTGAAGCTTCTAGGAATTGTGTAGCGCAGGCCCTCGGTCTTGTCAAATCATACTGGCCTTGGGCCAAGATAGGTGTTCTTGGCGATGGCATGTGTTCGACTTGTGACCATAACCAATTTGTCAAGTTTGTAGAGGAGGCCGAACCTGTGGCCGACCAAATTGTAAAGTTGATAGATCAGTAG